One window from the genome of Hydra vulgaris chromosome 02, alternate assembly HydraT2T_AEP encodes:
- the LOC100198712 gene encoding hydroxyacyl-coenzyme A dehydrogenase, mitochondrial, which produces MPILQSVALSSASKNIFKVYGSGLVNSTAKYCTTNDGKEKNINNVTVIGGGLMGAGIVQVAAQNDFDVVIVDKEDEYLQKCMVMVRKSIDRITKKKFPDEPKLASKFVNDTLNRIKTEKEPSVGVANADLVIEAITENLDAKWKLFEVIDKAAPKHCIFTSNTSSLPIFEISKVTSRPDKFGGLHFFNPVPLMKLVEVVKAENTSQETFDTLFQFSKDLGKIPVSCKDTPGFIVNRLLVPYMMEAIRFVERGHANARDIDTAMKLGAGYPMGPFELADYVGLDTIKFIVDGWHKNNPDNPLFNPSEMLNRCVEMGKFGKKNGEGFYKYTN; this is translated from the coding sequence ATGCCTATTTTGCAATCCGTTGCTCTTAGCTCagctagtaaaaatatttttaaagtttacggAAGTGGACTTGTAAACTCAACTGCTAAGTATTGCACTACTAACGATGGTAAAGAGaagaatataaataatgttactgTAATAGGAGGGGGGTTAATGGGAGCTGGAATTGTACAAGTTGCTGCACAAAATGATTTTGACGTTGTTATAGTAGACAAAGAAGATGAATATCTGCAAAAATGTATGGTAATGGTCAGAAAATCGATTGACaggataacaaaaaaaaagtttcctgACGAGCCAAAACTGGCTTCGAAATTTGTCAACGATACTTTGAACAGGATAAAGACAGAAAAAGAGCCAAGTGTTGGTGTTGCCAATGCTGATTTAGTGATTGAAGCAATTACAGAAAATCTTGATGCAAAGTGGAAATTGTTTGAAGTAATAGATAAAGCAGCCCCGAAACATTGTATTTTTACATCAAATACTTCTTCTCTTcctatttttgaaatatctaaAGTGACTTCAAGACCTGATAAATTCGGTgggttacatttttttaatccaGTGCCATTAATGAAACTTGTAGAAGTAGTTAAAGCTGAAAACACATCTCAGGAAACATTTGATACATTATTCCAGTTTTCAAAAGATCTAGGGAAAATTCCTGTTTCTTGCAAAGATACTCCTGGTTTTATTGTCAATCGCCTTCTTGTACCCTATATGATGGAAGCTATTCGTTTTGTAGAAAGAGGCCATGCAAATGCTCGAGATATCGATACTGCAATGAAGCTTGGTGCAGGTTATCCAATGGGCCCTTTTGAACTAGCAGACTATGTTGGTCTGGATACTATTAAGTTTATTGTTGATGGTTGGCATAAGAACAACCCTGACAATCCACTTTTTAACCCAAGTGAAATGCTGAACAGATGCGTTGAAATGGGAAAGTTTGggaaaaaaaatggagaaggttTTTACAAGTATACAAACTAa